Proteins found in one Brachypodium distachyon strain Bd21 chromosome 5, Brachypodium_distachyon_v3.0, whole genome shotgun sequence genomic segment:
- the LOC100834563 gene encoding two-component response regulator ORR6, with protein sequence MAAAAPALSLAPMATTVTAAAAQKAASPKAAAGGDVRKVVPVMAAAADEVVVQELHVLAVDDSVVDRAVIAKILRSSKYRVTTVESATRALELLGLGLITNVNMIITDYWMPGMTGYELLKRVKESSELKEIPVVIMSSENVPNRINRCLEEGAEDFLLKPVRPSDVSRLCSRIR encoded by the exons ATGGCTGCAGCGGCTCCGGCTCTTTCTCTAGCACCCATGGCGACGACGgtaacggcggcggcggcgcagaaaGCGGCGTCCccgaaggcggcggccggcggcgacgtgcGGAAGGTGGTGCCGGTGATGGCGGCCGCAGCCGACGAGGTGGTCGTCCAGGAGCTGCACGTGCTGGCCGTCGACGACAGCGTCGTCGACCGCGCCGTCATCGCCAAGATCCTCCGCAGCTCCAAGTACAGAG TTACCACGGTGGAAtcggcgacgagggcgcttgAGCTTCTCGGCCTCGGGCTCATCACAAACGTCAACATGATCATCACCGACTACTGGATGCCCGGCATGACCGGCTACGAGCTCCTCAAGCGCGTCAAG GAATCGTCTGAGCTGAAGGAGATCCCCGTGGTGATCATGTCGTCGGAGAACGTGCCGAACCGGATCAACCGGTGCCTGGAGGAGGGCGCCGAGGACTTCCTACTCAAGCCCGTCCGCCCCTCCGACGTCTCCAGGCTCTGCAGCCGGATCCGATGA